The Thermodesulfobacteriota bacterium genomic sequence TCTCTCATCCGCTGGAGGTAGCGCACTCTGAGGAGCCCCCTCTGCCAGAGGTTATCTTGCGGGTCGGGCTCGCCGGAACGTCTTGCATACAGCTTGATTTTGTTCAAACTCAATTATCGGCCGCAACCTCCGATCATGTTGTTGCATTCAATATAGATATATGTAAAGTTATCAATATATCTCCTACAGGTTTCCCTTTTCGGTCAAGTAGTGCGTTATACTGCAATCGGATGCGGAGCGATAAAAAATATGGTTCTCGGCTTTGTTTTCTGAAGGCTAAGTTTTTCACGCCCGTCTTATTTCTTTTTATGTTTTACCCCCTTAACTCACCGGCCGACGAAAAGTATGACTGGAAGAGTGATTGGTCGCTTACAGAGAACTTCGAAATTAGCATAGACACGGAAGGGTATCGGTTCCCAACGGCAATAGCGTTCGTCCCGAACCCGGGATATGGGCCGAAGGACCCTCTATACTTCGTAACCGAGCTTAGGGGAAAGGTTAAGGTCGTCACTAACGACAGGACGGTTTATACGTTTGCCGAGGATTTCTTCAAATTGAAGCCCGGCGAGGAGCTGCCCGCAATGTCCGGCGAGAGCGGGCTTGCGGGAATATGTCTCGACCCCGCAAACGGTTACGTCTTCGTAACGTTCGCCTATCATGACGAGAATAACATTTTGAGAAATAATATTATAAGGTTTCAGTCGAAACCCGGTACATTTTCTTTAACACCGACCTCGCAGTTAGCGTTTACCGATATATTCTCATCTGAAATTTCGAGTGTGTCCCATCAGATCGGCCCTTGTCAGGTATATGATAATACGCTTTATGTAAACGTTGGTAACGCTATGATTGATAGCAAGAGTCAAGATATAAATTCTCTATTGGGAAAAATTATTCGCATGGATCTGGACGGAGAGCCTGTAAGAAGCAACCCGTTCTATACCGACGACGATACCAATAAAGCCAGGAATTATGTATGGGCTTACGGCTTCAGAAATCCTTTCGGGCTCAATATTTTGAACGGCCGGGTATTTGTAGCGGATAACGGCCTTGCAGTGGACAGATTCCTTGAGGTAGGTAAAAACGGCAACTACCTGTGGGACGGTTCCGATGAAAGTATTGCTACGAACGCGGACTTTGTAATCGTACCTGGAGTCGGAGTGACCCAAATGACTTATGTCCCTGAGGATCTGAATATATTCCCCGAAGAGCATAGGGGGAAGTTTTACCTCAATCGATCCGGCTCCCCCGTGGACGATCTTACAAAATATAAAAATATAGGGGGCAGGAGCATCATTTCGATCAATTACGACTTTGAGAATAACAGGCTCGTTAGTACGCCAGGCACATTTCTAAAGTACAGGGGCAAGACTTCTCAGACCCTTGCAGGACTTGCGGCCGGTCCCGACGGTCTTTACTTCGTTCCCATAATGCCGTTCGCA encodes the following:
- a CDS encoding PQQ-dependent sugar dehydrogenase, which produces MRVGLAGTSCIQLDFVQTQLSAATSDHVVAFNIDICKVINISPTGFPFRSSSALYCNRMRSDKKYGSRLCFLKAKFFTPVLFLFMFYPLNSPADEKYDWKSDWSLTENFEISIDTEGYRFPTAIAFVPNPGYGPKDPLYFVTELRGKVKVVTNDRTVYTFAEDFFKLKPGEELPAMSGESGLAGICLDPANGYVFVTFAYHDENNILRNNIIRFQSKPGTFSLTPTSQLAFTDIFSSEISSVSHQIGPCQVYDNTLYVNVGNAMIDSKSQDINSLLGKIIRMDLDGEPVRSNPFYTDDDTNKARNYVWAYGFRNPFGLNILNGRVFVADNGLAVDRFLEVGKNGNYLWDGSDESIATNADFVIVPGVGVTQMTYVPEDLNIFPEEHRGKFYLNRSGSPVDDLTKYKNIGGRSIISINYDFENNRLVSTPGTFLKYRGKTSQTLAGLAAGPDGLYFVPIMPFADGRSAVLKVTYDPENKHPYTLKNETDAQALLGRYGCYGCHMRNEVGWGSSGPRLDRDLLVKRVSDRLSSEKYIDSVKKLDELDIEPYKSYRNARHEVLNDRGEDRIKTWVRYHIMEPRFDNPNSQMPNLGIKENEAQLMTDYLVDEQIDLKKTGWKILVELIPRLKYRYLVYSFLLGIVFTLLIAGSYAYIRRKKPGRG